TAGATGAGCGCCTTGACGCCCATCCGCCCGACGGCCTTCACGTCGCCCGTCTTCCCGATCCCGAGGACGATCGTCGAGAAGATGAGCGGGACGACGAGCATCTTGATGAGGTTGATGAAGGCCTTCGAGAGGAACCGGAACGATTCGTAGGCCCAGGGGTACGTCTCGGCCGGGAGGAAGTGGCCGAGGACGACCCCGAGGATCAGCGCGTAGAAGATGAGCGCCGTCGGGGATAGCCAGCGGCTCCGCGCGCGGCCGCCGCTCACGCCGCGGCGCCCCCGCGGGCCTTGCGCGCCTTCCACCATTCCCAGGCGAGCGGCAGGACCGAGATCCCGATGATCGCGAGGACGACGAGGGAGAAGTTCTTCTTCACGATCGGGATGTTCCCGAAAAAGTAGCCCGAGAAGACGCAGATCGCGACCCAGGCGACGCCGCCGATCACGTTGTAGGCGATGAACGTCCCGTACGTCATCGAGCCGACGCCCGCGACGAACGGCGCGAACGTCCGCACGATCGGGACGAACCGCGCCAGGATGATCGTCTTCTTGCCGTGCTTCTCGTAGAAGGCTTCCGTCTTCTTCAGGTGTTCCTGCTTGAGGAACTTCACGGTCCCGTCGAAGGCGCGCGGGCCGATCTTCTTTCCGATCCAGTAGTTGACCGTGTCGCCGAGGATGGCGGCGAGGGAGAGGAGCAGGAAGAGGGCCCAGACGTTCAGGGTGCCGAGCGAGGCGAGGGCGCCGGCGGTGAAGAGGAGCGAATCGCCCGGGAGGAACGGCGTGACGACGAGGCCGGTCTCGCAGAAGACGATCGCGAACAGGATCGCGTTCGTCCAGGCCCCGTAGTCCCGCGTGACCTCGGCAAGGTGCTTGTCGATGTGCAGGAAGACGTCGATCAGCTGCTTCAACAGATCCATTTCGGCCCTCGTTGGGTGCGGAGGATAGCCGGAAAGGACGATAATGGGCGGCCGTGCTGCGCTTCGAGGACATCCTCGAGAAGGTCGAGTCCTACCACCCCCACGTGGACGAGGACCTGCTGAGGCGCGCCTACGTCGTCTCCGCGCACGAGCACCGGAATCAGCTCCGCTCCTCGGGCGAGCCCTATCTCGTCCACCCGCTCAACGTCGCGATGATCCTCGCGGAGATGAAGCTCGACGAGGCGTCGATCGCGGCGGGCCTGCTCCACGACGTCCTCGAGGACTCGTCGATGACGAAGGAGCGGGTCGCGGAGCTTTTCGGCCCCGACGTCGCCCACCTCGTCGACGGCGTCACGAAGATCGGCAAGTACGCCTTCACGTCCAAGGAGGCGCAGCAGGCCGAGACGTTCCGGAAGATGCTGCTCGCGATGACGGACGACCTGAGGGTCATCCTCGTCAAGCTCGCGGACCGCCTCCACAACATGCGGACGCTCGAGCACCTGCCCGAGCCGAAGCAGCGCACCGTGGCCGCCGAGACGATGGAGATCTTCGCCCCGCTCGCGAACCGGCTCGGGATGGGCAAGATGAAGGGCGAGCTCGAGGACCTCTCGTTCCGGTTCCTCTACCCCGAAGAGTTCGCCACGC
This genomic window from Acidobacteriota bacterium contains:
- a CDS encoding DedA family protein, with protein sequence MDLLKQLIDVFLHIDKHLAEVTRDYGAWTNAILFAIVFCETGLVVTPFLPGDSLLFTAGALASLGTLNVWALFLLLSLAAILGDTVNYWIGKKIGPRAFDGTVKFLKQEHLKKTEAFYEKHGKKTIILARFVPIVRTFAPFVAGVGSMTYGTFIAYNVIGGVAWVAICVFSGYFFGNIPIVKKNFSLVVLAIIGISVLPLAWEWWKARKARGGAAA